One window of the Anolis sagrei isolate rAnoSag1 chromosome 5, rAnoSag1.mat, whole genome shotgun sequence genome contains the following:
- the MAP9 gene encoding microtubule-associated protein 9 isoform X1, which translates to MSDEDSFSTLAYSKSPKFSKRTTFQEELQEALSARAARQQTAEYSEDFESDDEGSEKFSETLENTSKKSVAFATPLSKKNHYSGSSLRSESEDDLSFSDVDERPHYVSELEREILREEREGVPFSLIEYSRSYEENVEKTSIPFDRHLQDCHSFEKDTADGFALGEDEERTWETSGLENEHLSEETQDFVSEEGSGFELEGEQQDGERMFELQLERDNMIKQKHEIKPVPKPREFKNKSASVSAENISIPTFHEYSKPSPQPRSVLRKSSHVEDYEGSKAEERTSHNHRFFSLSAPSSETRLNDQVVKSERRALAESPSPEVRNGFKAIQYEQRGPWISSSSSPFPIHFPSMDERTGDSNFKIFGEELSSKDDEEKGTGNSSDQKLLESDRKSPSVLELMMTTAYEKTKKLQKSVEDDFEQKLETLEHSAIKDRSREATKDDKYEQKIDLSTLKAALELSEDSVKERSEFKERVSQKVKSRVSRSLSSAHLKKTGKPPHIPTSTSSQYLGTLKFLDNKHLRKYSAELDKADSLRAAVYQDWLEKKRVFLVELQRIKRNKAENLREKNEKKEAAKKEEALASFEAWKAMKEREAKKLAEKKRLEEAKKQKEAELNEKKKEEAQKAAFEKWKEKKAEYSKQQLKKERRIERLKKKKEEEIVAEKKKDSRSAVEKWNEKKEEYLKQKKKEKTQERKKEVDQEVEMQEKDKKAIEAYEKWLEEPLQPSHVSAAQNQQSITAAQGKKEVKEMMQRNQKKLQVILEDETPPPWSPPGKAVPSRSY; encoded by the exons ATGTCTGATGAAGACAGTTTCAGCACCTTAGCCTACAGTAAGAGTCCAAAGTTCTCCAAAAGAACCACTTTTCAG gaAGAGTTACAAGAAGCACTTTCTGCTCGTGCAGCAAGACAACAAACAGCTGAATATTCTGAAGACtttgaaagtgatgatgaag GTTCAGAGAAGTTTTCTGAAACTTTGGAAAATACCTCAAAGAAATCTGTCGCTTTTGCAACACCATTATCCAAGAAGAATCATTACAGTGGGAGCAGTTTGAGAAGTGAAAGTGAAGATGACCTGTCTTTCTCAGATGTTGATGAGAGACCTCACTATGTGTCCGAGCTGGAGAGAGAGATTttgagggaagagagggaaggtgtCCCTTTTTCACTAATAGAATATTCTAGATCATATGAAGAGAATGTAGAAAAAACATCCATTCCATTTGACAGACATCTGCAAGATTGCCATTCTTTTGAAAAGGACACTGCTGATGGCTTCGCTCTGGGAGAGGATGAGGAGAGAACTTGGGAAACATCCGGATTGGAAAATGAACATCTGAGTGAAGAGACGCAGGACTTTGTTTCTGAAGAAGGGTCAGGTTTTGAATTAGAGGGTGAACAACAGGATGGAGAACGTATGTTTGAGCTGCAGTTAGAGAGGGATAATATGATTAAACAGAAACATGAAATCAAGCCTGTGCCAAAGCCAAGGGAATTCAAGAACAAATCAGCATCAGTATCAG CTGAGAATATCAGCATTCCTACATTCCATGAGTATTCAAAGCCGTCTCCTCAACCCAGGAGTGTTTTGAGGAAAAGTAGTCATGTGGAAGATTATGAGGgaagcaaggcagaagagagaacaTCTCACAACCACAGATTCTTTTCTTTGTCTGCACCATCTTCTGAAACAAGGTTAAATGATCAAGTGGTGAAATCCGAAAGAAGAGCACTAGCTGAAAGTCCTAGTCCTGAGGTTAGAAATGGATTTAAAGCTATCCAGTATGAACAAAGG GGCCCCTGGATTTCAAGCTCCTCATCCCCATTTCCTATTCATTTTCCTTCGATGGATGAGAGAACTGGTGATTCCAACTTTAAAATATTTGGGGAAGAACTTTCATCAAAAG ATGATGAAGAAAAAGGAACTGGCAACAGCAGTGATCAGAAATTACTGGAGAGTGACAGAAAATCACCTTCTGTGTTAGAACTAATGATGACGACAGCCTATGAGAAAACTAAGAAATTGCAGAAGTCAGTTGAAGATGATTTTGAGCAAAAGCTGGAGACATTAGAACATAGTGCCATTAAGGACAGATCAAGAGAGGCCACAAAGGATGATAAATATGAACAGAAGATAGACCTAAGTACTTTAAAAGCTGCACTGGAATTGTCAGAGGATTCAGTAAAG gaGAGGAGTGAATTTAAAGAGCGAGTTTCACAAAAAGTAAAATCTCGAGTAAGCAG gTCTTTGAGCTCTGCACATTTGAAGAAAACTGGGAAACCCCCTCATATCCCAACAAGTACATCTTCTCAGTACTTGGGAACTTTAAAGTTCTTGGACAACAAACATTTACGAAAATATAGTGCTGAACTTGATAAAGCTGACAGCTTGAGAGCAGCAGTGTATCAG GACTGGTTAGAAAAGAAGAGAGTATTCCTAGTGGAACTGCAAAGAATTAAAAGAAACAAAGCTGAGAATCTGCGGGAGAAAAATgaaaag AAGGAAGCAGCTAAGAAGGAAGAAGCGCTTGCATCCTTTGAAGCCTGGAAGGctatgaaggaaagagaagcaaaaaaattggctgagaaaaaaaggttggaagaggcaaagaaacagaaagaagcagaactaaatgagaagaaaaaagaagaggcacAAAAGGCA GCTtttgagaaatggaaagaaaagaaagcagaatattcaaaacaacaattaaaaaaggagagaagaattgaaaggttgaaaaagaaaaaagaagaggagattgTTGCAGAGAAGAAGAAAGACAGCAGGTCTGCTGTTGAAAAGTG GaatgagaaaaaagaagaatatctaaagcaaaagaaaaaggaaaaaacacaagaaaggaaaaaagaagtagATCAAGAAGTTGAGATGcaagaaaaagataaaaaagcCATAGAAGCATATGAAAAATGGTTG GAAGAGCCGCTTCAGCCAAGCCATGTCAGCGCAGCCCAGAACCAGCAAAGCATAACAGCAGCTCAA
- the MAP9 gene encoding microtubule-associated protein 9 isoform X4, whose protein sequence is MSDEDSFSTLAYSKSPKFSKRTTFQEELQEALSARAARQQTAEYSEDFESDDEGSEKFSETLENTSKKSVAFATPLSKKNHYSGSSLRSESEDDLSFSDVDERPHYVSELEREILREEREGVPFSLIEYSRSYEENVEKTSIPFDRHLQDCHSFEKDTADGFALGEDEERTWETSGLENEHLSEETQDFVSEEGSGFELEGEQQDGERMFELQLERDNMIKQKHEIKPVPKPREFKNKSASVSAENISIPTFHEYSKPSPQPRSVLRKSSHVEDYEGSKAEERTSHNHRFFSLSAPSSETRLNDQVVKSERRALAESPSPEVRNGFKAIQYEQRGPWISSSSSPFPIHFPSMDERTGDSNFKIFGEELSSKDDEEKGTGNSSDQKLLESDRKSPSVLELMMTTAYEKTKKLQKSVEDDFEQKLETLEHSAIKDRSREATKDDKYEQKIDLSTLKAALELSEDSVKERSEFKERVSQKVKSRVSRSLSSAHLKKTGKPPHIPTSTSSQYLGTLKFLDNKHLRKYSAELDKADSLRAAVYQDWLEKKRVFLVELQRIKRNKAENLREKNEKKEAAKKEEALASFEAWKAMKEREAKKLAEKKRLEEAKKQKEAELNEKKKEEAQKAAFEKWKEKKAEYSKQQLKKERRIERLKKKKEEEIVAEKKKDSRSAVEKWNEKKEEYLKQKKKEKTQERKKEVDQEVEMQEKDKKAIEAYEKWLGKKEVKEMMQRNQKKLQVILEDETPPPWSPPGKAVPSRSY, encoded by the exons ATGTCTGATGAAGACAGTTTCAGCACCTTAGCCTACAGTAAGAGTCCAAAGTTCTCCAAAAGAACCACTTTTCAG gaAGAGTTACAAGAAGCACTTTCTGCTCGTGCAGCAAGACAACAAACAGCTGAATATTCTGAAGACtttgaaagtgatgatgaag GTTCAGAGAAGTTTTCTGAAACTTTGGAAAATACCTCAAAGAAATCTGTCGCTTTTGCAACACCATTATCCAAGAAGAATCATTACAGTGGGAGCAGTTTGAGAAGTGAAAGTGAAGATGACCTGTCTTTCTCAGATGTTGATGAGAGACCTCACTATGTGTCCGAGCTGGAGAGAGAGATTttgagggaagagagggaaggtgtCCCTTTTTCACTAATAGAATATTCTAGATCATATGAAGAGAATGTAGAAAAAACATCCATTCCATTTGACAGACATCTGCAAGATTGCCATTCTTTTGAAAAGGACACTGCTGATGGCTTCGCTCTGGGAGAGGATGAGGAGAGAACTTGGGAAACATCCGGATTGGAAAATGAACATCTGAGTGAAGAGACGCAGGACTTTGTTTCTGAAGAAGGGTCAGGTTTTGAATTAGAGGGTGAACAACAGGATGGAGAACGTATGTTTGAGCTGCAGTTAGAGAGGGATAATATGATTAAACAGAAACATGAAATCAAGCCTGTGCCAAAGCCAAGGGAATTCAAGAACAAATCAGCATCAGTATCAG CTGAGAATATCAGCATTCCTACATTCCATGAGTATTCAAAGCCGTCTCCTCAACCCAGGAGTGTTTTGAGGAAAAGTAGTCATGTGGAAGATTATGAGGgaagcaaggcagaagagagaacaTCTCACAACCACAGATTCTTTTCTTTGTCTGCACCATCTTCTGAAACAAGGTTAAATGATCAAGTGGTGAAATCCGAAAGAAGAGCACTAGCTGAAAGTCCTAGTCCTGAGGTTAGAAATGGATTTAAAGCTATCCAGTATGAACAAAGG GGCCCCTGGATTTCAAGCTCCTCATCCCCATTTCCTATTCATTTTCCTTCGATGGATGAGAGAACTGGTGATTCCAACTTTAAAATATTTGGGGAAGAACTTTCATCAAAAG ATGATGAAGAAAAAGGAACTGGCAACAGCAGTGATCAGAAATTACTGGAGAGTGACAGAAAATCACCTTCTGTGTTAGAACTAATGATGACGACAGCCTATGAGAAAACTAAGAAATTGCAGAAGTCAGTTGAAGATGATTTTGAGCAAAAGCTGGAGACATTAGAACATAGTGCCATTAAGGACAGATCAAGAGAGGCCACAAAGGATGATAAATATGAACAGAAGATAGACCTAAGTACTTTAAAAGCTGCACTGGAATTGTCAGAGGATTCAGTAAAG gaGAGGAGTGAATTTAAAGAGCGAGTTTCACAAAAAGTAAAATCTCGAGTAAGCAG gTCTTTGAGCTCTGCACATTTGAAGAAAACTGGGAAACCCCCTCATATCCCAACAAGTACATCTTCTCAGTACTTGGGAACTTTAAAGTTCTTGGACAACAAACATTTACGAAAATATAGTGCTGAACTTGATAAAGCTGACAGCTTGAGAGCAGCAGTGTATCAG GACTGGTTAGAAAAGAAGAGAGTATTCCTAGTGGAACTGCAAAGAATTAAAAGAAACAAAGCTGAGAATCTGCGGGAGAAAAATgaaaag AAGGAAGCAGCTAAGAAGGAAGAAGCGCTTGCATCCTTTGAAGCCTGGAAGGctatgaaggaaagagaagcaaaaaaattggctgagaaaaaaaggttggaagaggcaaagaaacagaaagaagcagaactaaatgagaagaaaaaagaagaggcacAAAAGGCA GCTtttgagaaatggaaagaaaagaaagcagaatattcaaaacaacaattaaaaaaggagagaagaattgaaaggttgaaaaagaaaaaagaagaggagattgTTGCAGAGAAGAAGAAAGACAGCAGGTCTGCTGTTGAAAAGTG GaatgagaaaaaagaagaatatctaaagcaaaagaaaaaggaaaaaacacaagaaaggaaaaaagaagtagATCAAGAAGTTGAGATGcaagaaaaagataaaaaagcCATAGAAGCATATGAAAAATGGTTG
- the MAP9 gene encoding microtubule-associated protein 9 isoform X3, whose translation MSDEDSFSTLAYSKSPKFSKRTTFQEELQEALSARAARQQTAEYSEDFESDDEGSEKFSETLENTSKKSVAFATPLSKKNHYSGSSLRSESEDDLSFSDVDERPHYVSELEREILREEREGVPFSLIEYSRSYEENVEKTSIPFDRHLQDCHSFEKDTADGFALGEDEERTWETSGLENEHLSEETQDFVSEEGSGFELEGEQQDGERMFELQLERDNMIKQKHEIKPVPKPREFKNKSASVSAENISIPTFHEYSKPSPQPRSVLRKSSHVEDYEGSKAEERTSHNHRFFSLSAPSSETRLNDQVVKSERRALAESPSPEGPWISSSSSPFPIHFPSMDERTGDSNFKIFGEELSSKDDEEKGTGNSSDQKLLESDRKSPSVLELMMTTAYEKTKKLQKSVEDDFEQKLETLEHSAIKDRSREATKDDKYEQKIDLSTLKAALELSEDSVKERSEFKERVSQKVKSRVSRSLSSAHLKKTGKPPHIPTSTSSQYLGTLKFLDNKHLRKYSAELDKADSLRAAVYQDWLEKKRVFLVELQRIKRNKAENLREKNEKKEAAKKEEALASFEAWKAMKEREAKKLAEKKRLEEAKKQKEAELNEKKKEEAQKAAFEKWKEKKAEYSKQQLKKERRIERLKKKKEEEIVAEKKKDSRSAVEKWNEKKEEYLKQKKKEKTQERKKEVDQEVEMQEKDKKAIEAYEKWLEEPLQPSHVSAAQNQQSITAAQGKKEVKEMMQRNQKKLQVILEDETPPPWSPPGKAVPSRSY comes from the exons ATGTCTGATGAAGACAGTTTCAGCACCTTAGCCTACAGTAAGAGTCCAAAGTTCTCCAAAAGAACCACTTTTCAG gaAGAGTTACAAGAAGCACTTTCTGCTCGTGCAGCAAGACAACAAACAGCTGAATATTCTGAAGACtttgaaagtgatgatgaag GTTCAGAGAAGTTTTCTGAAACTTTGGAAAATACCTCAAAGAAATCTGTCGCTTTTGCAACACCATTATCCAAGAAGAATCATTACAGTGGGAGCAGTTTGAGAAGTGAAAGTGAAGATGACCTGTCTTTCTCAGATGTTGATGAGAGACCTCACTATGTGTCCGAGCTGGAGAGAGAGATTttgagggaagagagggaaggtgtCCCTTTTTCACTAATAGAATATTCTAGATCATATGAAGAGAATGTAGAAAAAACATCCATTCCATTTGACAGACATCTGCAAGATTGCCATTCTTTTGAAAAGGACACTGCTGATGGCTTCGCTCTGGGAGAGGATGAGGAGAGAACTTGGGAAACATCCGGATTGGAAAATGAACATCTGAGTGAAGAGACGCAGGACTTTGTTTCTGAAGAAGGGTCAGGTTTTGAATTAGAGGGTGAACAACAGGATGGAGAACGTATGTTTGAGCTGCAGTTAGAGAGGGATAATATGATTAAACAGAAACATGAAATCAAGCCTGTGCCAAAGCCAAGGGAATTCAAGAACAAATCAGCATCAGTATCAG CTGAGAATATCAGCATTCCTACATTCCATGAGTATTCAAAGCCGTCTCCTCAACCCAGGAGTGTTTTGAGGAAAAGTAGTCATGTGGAAGATTATGAGGgaagcaaggcagaagagagaacaTCTCACAACCACAGATTCTTTTCTTTGTCTGCACCATCTTCTGAAACAAGGTTAAATGATCAAGTGGTGAAATCCGAAAGAAGAGCACTAGCTGAAAGTCCTAGTCCTGAG GGCCCCTGGATTTCAAGCTCCTCATCCCCATTTCCTATTCATTTTCCTTCGATGGATGAGAGAACTGGTGATTCCAACTTTAAAATATTTGGGGAAGAACTTTCATCAAAAG ATGATGAAGAAAAAGGAACTGGCAACAGCAGTGATCAGAAATTACTGGAGAGTGACAGAAAATCACCTTCTGTGTTAGAACTAATGATGACGACAGCCTATGAGAAAACTAAGAAATTGCAGAAGTCAGTTGAAGATGATTTTGAGCAAAAGCTGGAGACATTAGAACATAGTGCCATTAAGGACAGATCAAGAGAGGCCACAAAGGATGATAAATATGAACAGAAGATAGACCTAAGTACTTTAAAAGCTGCACTGGAATTGTCAGAGGATTCAGTAAAG gaGAGGAGTGAATTTAAAGAGCGAGTTTCACAAAAAGTAAAATCTCGAGTAAGCAG gTCTTTGAGCTCTGCACATTTGAAGAAAACTGGGAAACCCCCTCATATCCCAACAAGTACATCTTCTCAGTACTTGGGAACTTTAAAGTTCTTGGACAACAAACATTTACGAAAATATAGTGCTGAACTTGATAAAGCTGACAGCTTGAGAGCAGCAGTGTATCAG GACTGGTTAGAAAAGAAGAGAGTATTCCTAGTGGAACTGCAAAGAATTAAAAGAAACAAAGCTGAGAATCTGCGGGAGAAAAATgaaaag AAGGAAGCAGCTAAGAAGGAAGAAGCGCTTGCATCCTTTGAAGCCTGGAAGGctatgaaggaaagagaagcaaaaaaattggctgagaaaaaaaggttggaagaggcaaagaaacagaaagaagcagaactaaatgagaagaaaaaagaagaggcacAAAAGGCA GCTtttgagaaatggaaagaaaagaaagcagaatattcaaaacaacaattaaaaaaggagagaagaattgaaaggttgaaaaagaaaaaagaagaggagattgTTGCAGAGAAGAAGAAAGACAGCAGGTCTGCTGTTGAAAAGTG GaatgagaaaaaagaagaatatctaaagcaaaagaaaaaggaaaaaacacaagaaaggaaaaaagaagtagATCAAGAAGTTGAGATGcaagaaaaagataaaaaagcCATAGAAGCATATGAAAAATGGTTG GAAGAGCCGCTTCAGCCAAGCCATGTCAGCGCAGCCCAGAACCAGCAAAGCATAACAGCAGCTCAA
- the MAP9 gene encoding microtubule-associated protein 9 isoform X2, whose protein sequence is MSDEDSFSTLAYSKSPKFSKRTTFQEELQEALSARAARQQTAEYSEDFESDDEGSEKFSETLENTSKKSVAFATPLSKKNHYSGSSLRSESEDDLSFSDVDERPHYVSELEREILREEREGVPFSLIEYSRSYEENVEKTSIPFDRHLQDCHSFEKDTADGFALGEDEERTWETSGLENEHLSEETQDFVSEEGSGFELEGEQQDGERMFELQLERDNMIKQKHEIKPVPKPREFKNKSASVSAENISIPTFHEYSKPSPQPRSVLRKSSHVEDYEGSKAEERTSHNHRFFSLSAPSSETRLNDQVVKSERRALAESPSPEVRNGFKAIQYEQRGPWISSSSSPFPIHFPSMDERTGDSNFKIFGEELSSKDDEEKGTGNSSDQKLLESDRKSPSVLELMMTTAYEKTKKLQKSVEDDFEQKLETLEHSAIKDRSREATKDDKYEQKIDLSTLKAALELSEDSVKERSEFKERVSQKVKSRVSRSLSSAHLKKTGKPPHIPTSTSSQYLGTLKFLDNKHLRKYSAELDKADSLRAAVYQDWLEKKRVFLVELQRIKRNKAENLREKNEKKEAAKKEEALASFEAWKAMKEREAKKLAEKKRLEEAKKQKEAELNEKKKEEAQKAFEKWKEKKAEYSKQQLKKERRIERLKKKKEEEIVAEKKKDSRSAVEKWNEKKEEYLKQKKKEKTQERKKEVDQEVEMQEKDKKAIEAYEKWLEEPLQPSHVSAAQNQQSITAAQGKKEVKEMMQRNQKKLQVILEDETPPPWSPPGKAVPSRSY, encoded by the exons ATGTCTGATGAAGACAGTTTCAGCACCTTAGCCTACAGTAAGAGTCCAAAGTTCTCCAAAAGAACCACTTTTCAG gaAGAGTTACAAGAAGCACTTTCTGCTCGTGCAGCAAGACAACAAACAGCTGAATATTCTGAAGACtttgaaagtgatgatgaag GTTCAGAGAAGTTTTCTGAAACTTTGGAAAATACCTCAAAGAAATCTGTCGCTTTTGCAACACCATTATCCAAGAAGAATCATTACAGTGGGAGCAGTTTGAGAAGTGAAAGTGAAGATGACCTGTCTTTCTCAGATGTTGATGAGAGACCTCACTATGTGTCCGAGCTGGAGAGAGAGATTttgagggaagagagggaaggtgtCCCTTTTTCACTAATAGAATATTCTAGATCATATGAAGAGAATGTAGAAAAAACATCCATTCCATTTGACAGACATCTGCAAGATTGCCATTCTTTTGAAAAGGACACTGCTGATGGCTTCGCTCTGGGAGAGGATGAGGAGAGAACTTGGGAAACATCCGGATTGGAAAATGAACATCTGAGTGAAGAGACGCAGGACTTTGTTTCTGAAGAAGGGTCAGGTTTTGAATTAGAGGGTGAACAACAGGATGGAGAACGTATGTTTGAGCTGCAGTTAGAGAGGGATAATATGATTAAACAGAAACATGAAATCAAGCCTGTGCCAAAGCCAAGGGAATTCAAGAACAAATCAGCATCAGTATCAG CTGAGAATATCAGCATTCCTACATTCCATGAGTATTCAAAGCCGTCTCCTCAACCCAGGAGTGTTTTGAGGAAAAGTAGTCATGTGGAAGATTATGAGGgaagcaaggcagaagagagaacaTCTCACAACCACAGATTCTTTTCTTTGTCTGCACCATCTTCTGAAACAAGGTTAAATGATCAAGTGGTGAAATCCGAAAGAAGAGCACTAGCTGAAAGTCCTAGTCCTGAGGTTAGAAATGGATTTAAAGCTATCCAGTATGAACAAAGG GGCCCCTGGATTTCAAGCTCCTCATCCCCATTTCCTATTCATTTTCCTTCGATGGATGAGAGAACTGGTGATTCCAACTTTAAAATATTTGGGGAAGAACTTTCATCAAAAG ATGATGAAGAAAAAGGAACTGGCAACAGCAGTGATCAGAAATTACTGGAGAGTGACAGAAAATCACCTTCTGTGTTAGAACTAATGATGACGACAGCCTATGAGAAAACTAAGAAATTGCAGAAGTCAGTTGAAGATGATTTTGAGCAAAAGCTGGAGACATTAGAACATAGTGCCATTAAGGACAGATCAAGAGAGGCCACAAAGGATGATAAATATGAACAGAAGATAGACCTAAGTACTTTAAAAGCTGCACTGGAATTGTCAGAGGATTCAGTAAAG gaGAGGAGTGAATTTAAAGAGCGAGTTTCACAAAAAGTAAAATCTCGAGTAAGCAG gTCTTTGAGCTCTGCACATTTGAAGAAAACTGGGAAACCCCCTCATATCCCAACAAGTACATCTTCTCAGTACTTGGGAACTTTAAAGTTCTTGGACAACAAACATTTACGAAAATATAGTGCTGAACTTGATAAAGCTGACAGCTTGAGAGCAGCAGTGTATCAG GACTGGTTAGAAAAGAAGAGAGTATTCCTAGTGGAACTGCAAAGAATTAAAAGAAACAAAGCTGAGAATCTGCGGGAGAAAAATgaaaag AAGGAAGCAGCTAAGAAGGAAGAAGCGCTTGCATCCTTTGAAGCCTGGAAGGctatgaaggaaagagaagcaaaaaaattggctgagaaaaaaaggttggaagaggcaaagaaacagaaagaagcagaactaaatgagaagaaaaaagaagaggcacAAAAG GCTtttgagaaatggaaagaaaagaaagcagaatattcaaaacaacaattaaaaaaggagagaagaattgaaaggttgaaaaagaaaaaagaagaggagattgTTGCAGAGAAGAAGAAAGACAGCAGGTCTGCTGTTGAAAAGTG GaatgagaaaaaagaagaatatctaaagcaaaagaaaaaggaaaaaacacaagaaaggaaaaaagaagtagATCAAGAAGTTGAGATGcaagaaaaagataaaaaagcCATAGAAGCATATGAAAAATGGTTG GAAGAGCCGCTTCAGCCAAGCCATGTCAGCGCAGCCCAGAACCAGCAAAGCATAACAGCAGCTCAA